GAATGTTAAAATTGTTCCTTCATAATTTCATAAACCGTTTTTATAGCTCCACTAACATTTTAAGGTTTTATTGGCCATTTTAGAGATTTATTAACAACTTTTATTTTTAGATTATGATTGTTCCGTCATTCAGCTTCAGCACCTTGTCCGCAGCTCTGGCCATTTCAGGGTCATGAGTTGTAACGATAAAACTGATATTCTGCTCTCGATTTATGTTTTTCATGAGGTCCGTGATTTTTCTTCCGGTTCCTGAATCAAGGTTTCCAGTAGGCTCGTCTGCCAGAATAATTCTCGGGCTGTTTGCAAGCGCTCTTGCTATGGCAACTCTCTGCTGCTCTCCTCCGGATAATTCGGAAGGTAGATGGCACATTCTATCCTCAAGACCTACAAGGTTAAGAAGTTCAGATGCTCTTTGTTTCTGCCTGGAACGACCTACTCCATTAAAGTGCATCGGGTAACAGACATTCTCAAGAGCATCCATTGCAGGTATCAGGTTAAAAGCCTGGAATACGAATCCTATTGTCTGCCTGTGCAGCCTTACAATGGCGGGAGAATTCCTGTAGTCCACTTCGTTTCCTTCTATAAAGACTCTTCCAGAACTGGGCTGGTCAAGACACCCGACAATGTTAAGCAGAGTGGACTTCCCGGATCCGGAAGGTCCCATAAAGGAAACAAATTCTCCCTCTTCAATTTTCACATTTATATCCTTTAAGGCTTCCACACGCAACCCGGAATCAAACACGTAACACTTTGATAGATCTCTGGTTTCGACAATATTCATTTCTGTCCACTTCCTGTTTGTACTCAGTTCCTGCAAAAATCATCCGTATCTCTTTCCAGGATTTTCAGGCTCTTTGAACTCGAGCAAAAGTATTGCATTCGTAGCCATGAGGTAATCTCCATTATCCTGAATACTGGCAAAATTCCCATTAGAATCAAGGTAATTTCCTACCGACCTTTCATCCAGGGCTATCTGGACAGTTTCGTTTGTCTGGTATACATTCTTCCAGCTTTTTCCACCCGCAAACAGAAGCTTTATGATGTCTCCGATAACCGGAATACTCCCGGTTTTTTCATTGAAAAAAAGCCTGTTTCTGGCTTCTGTGCCTGAACTATAGCCTCCTGAAGGAGAAACTGTTATCAGCCGTGCATTTTCAATATTTTCAGGGCAAATATCTCCTTCAAAGAAAGTGGTTGTTGTTGCCATATCAGGATCGATCCCGTATTCTGCATACAGCACATCACAGCCTTCATTAATCCAGTACTCTGTCTGTGGTAAATCCGGGTTTTCATAAACGAGCAGAAGCCCTGCGCCCTGTACACAGAAGGTTTTTTCGTCACCACCAGCATTTACAAGCGATATAGAATAGTTGCCAGCCTCCGAAATATCTTCACTCAGGTCATAAACGTCAGTTCCCGAAAAAAAATCGTATCTTGAGACGAAACCTTTTGTGTCCGTATACCTTTTTTCTTCCAGTAAAAGTACAGAACTTCCGGAATGTACAAGAGAAGACTTAAACTCCGGATATATGCCATCAAGCCCCTGTTTGCTCCATGTCCAGTAAATATAAGCTCTTGCAACCTTTATGGAAGAACCTTCCGGAGGATTGACACTGAAGTTAACAGTATAGCTTTCACCTGATTCGAGCTCTCCACTGTATCTGCTGTCCCCAAGAGAAAAATCAAGGGTTCCACAGTGCTCATCATGAATGACTGTCTGCAGGTTTTTATCTCCGGCATATGAAGCTGAAGCCGGCATAATAAGCAGCAGGAGGTTAATTAAAAGTACAGCTGATTTCAAATTCATTGTTATTCTCATCCGACTCGGTAATACGGTTATTTTCATCTACATTCACATTGAGGGCGTGTTCCCCCTTCTGAGTATCAATCCTTATATTTTCAACAATTGAGGTCTGACCTTCAAGTTCCGGGATGTTCAGGACAGTAACACTTTCCCCATCAAGGTAGAGGTTTACATCAAAATCCCTGGCTGAAGCTTCTCCATTATTCGTAATTTTTACAGAAATTGAATAATCGGTTTTAGCTGTTTTCTGGGTTTCTTCAACACAGCCGCTAAAAGTCGCTATTATGAGAACGACCAGCAGGATGAGAAAAATGGGTTTTTTTCTCCTGATGCTGAAAAGAGCGATAAAACCCAGAAGGATTGTCGAAGCTGAAGAGATCTCTTTGTTCTCTATTTTTACAGGCTCCCCAAGGGAAACCGACAGGTCGGGTGCGGACCTGACCAGGATATTCAGTTCACAATTATTGTTTTTGTCACTGGACTCTTTTATACTGTTTTCAGGGTCCAGAAAGAGTTCAAGCCTGTGCTCGCCTTTAATACCGGACCACAAAATGCCTGACCTGTGTATTCCAGCTGCCCCCATCTGGATCGGGACCCGGGAGATCTCATTTCCATCTACCAGGAAAACAGCAGTACAGTTTTCCTCACAGATTCCTCCGGGATTATTAATTGTAAGGGAAATTTCCACAGGTTTCCCATCAATCAGCTCTTCTTCAGAGACTCTTATCTCCGGGTAAAGGTCAGGAAATACGGATTCGGTATTTTTAGAAGTAAGGACCAGGGCTGCAAGGACAGGATGAAGGTAGTCTTCCCCTTCCTGGTCGTCTATTTTTCCGTCTCCGTTAATATCAAATCCTCTTACAAAAACTGCGGAGTTGTCTGCCTTCAAATAATTGAGCACATCAATGTGTTCCATATCGAAATAGCTTGAGGCTGCGCCTTTGTCTCCCGAGCTATCAAAGCTGACCTCATTTGCGATATCCCTTACATTTTCTCCGCATTTCTCGACCAGGTATTGAGGCGGAACCCCGGGTATTTCTCCGTTGAATTCAATATAATCAGGAAGACCTTTTGACCCTGTAAGATACACGACTGAAAGGTTTGCAGAATCTATATTGTTTAAAGCCTGCCCTGCGCTGAAATTAACCTCTGCCCTGTCATTTACTTCCTTTATGTTTTCACTCCAGCCTTCCCCATGAAGGTTTATGTTCCCTGTCAGGAGCTGGTAGGAGACCATGGGAGCTTTCGGGTTTTCACAGGCAGCAGCAAGCACTGTACCATAAATCCTCCCGTCCATCTTTTTTCCGGGTTCTCCTGTGCTTGTAAGGATTTCTACCGTATTTTCACCGTTTTTAATAAGATTGCCTGCATCATAAGCCACCCAGTAAACCCCGTGGCCTGCACAGAAAACATTTTCGTTTTCATCATTGATTCCTTCAAGATGTAGTTTTTCAAGCCTTTGCCCGTTAAACTCAGGCTGGACCCAGCCTTCATCACTATCCGTACCACCCCAGACTCCAATATAAAGGCGAGCCCAGAGGACAGAACCTTCAGGAACATCAAAATTCTGGGAGTATGGAGAAAAACCAAGTCCATGACCTCCATCCATGTAGAATTCTCCTCTGAATGTGCCCTGGGCATCAGGAGCAAAGGGCATGCCCTCATAAGAATAGCTGGCAAGGGCGAGATCTACTGATGCCAGCAGAAAAATCGGGATAATAAACAGTACAATTATCTTTGCAGGACTTATTTCCATAGTCTTTCACTTCATTCCAGAATGAGGTCAACTTGAGCAGGCCTGGATTCCGTTTATTCTGGGTAGATTTTTTAGAGAAGGTAAAATAATTCAGGATAACTTAATATCATTATTGAATAATTACTGAAATTTAAAGGTTATTAAATATTACTATTTTTCGTTTCTGTATGAGAAAATACAATACAGGTCATATGATTTAGAAAGAAGTCAGTTGTTTTGACTGTCATTATTCTTAAACAAAATATTGTAATAAATATTCATAGATATGCTTTTAAACTGCTCTTCAAAAAAAGTATCCATGTTTATTGAAATCGGGAAATGAAGTTAATATTAAATTTAATTCAAAAGACAGAGTTAATTTTTCTTTCAGCAGATAAAACCCTGGATTTTAAGAGGAGAGAATTAAAAATTAGTAATAATCAGTAACATCTCGAATCAAAAAATTCATATTTTTTAAAAAAACTTATATAATCAAAATTGTTCATTATATACTGGTTAAAACTGAATGAAAAAATTATCCTGATTACTCTGATTCTCTGAAGATTTCATACCCTTTGTCAAATAGTTGGGGTTATAGCCACATATTTTTGGGTTTGTGGAGAGCTAGAGTAAGATAAAAATTATGACGAAAAGAATCGAAGGAGGAGTACAGGGTGAAAAGAGGTTGGGAACTGGATGAGAAAAATAAAACAAAAAATGAGTACAAATTCAGGAGAACAAAACTCAGCAAAAAAAAGAATATGCTTTATAAGCTTACAGGCCTTTGCTGCCTTCTTTCAGGCTTATTCTGCCTGCTAATTGCACCTTCCCTGGCTCAGGTCCCCGAAAACAATGGTTATGCCGGAGATAAGCCCCTGAAAACGTACATTCATGACACAGTTAAGGGAGATCTTTACTATACTGCAGGGAGCAGCTATTACAGTGGAAAAGCCTATCCTGGAGACACATATAAGGTAAACCATAACTTCGATCTTCCTGAAGGAGCAACCATTAAACTTGCCAGGCTCTATAATTACTGGACCTGGAGTTCCGAGGGGATGGAGGGGAGAAACCCTGAGATGAAACTCAGTTTTGACGGACAGGAGCTTGAACCTGACAGGGAGTACAGCGACAGGAAAGGTTGGGGAAGCTATGATTATCCCTCAGGAACTTGGGCTTATGATGTGAGTTCCTGTATAACCGGGTCCGGTACCTTTACTACGGAAATAGAAAACACAGGCCCGGATGCATCCTGTGTCTGCATTGAAGGTGTGGGTTTGCTTATTGTATACGAGGACCCTGATGGAAGGAATATAGAATACTGGATTAACGAAGGAGCCGATGAGCTTAATTCTCAGATGGATGAAAACGGCAGCCCACTTTATTACACGGCCCCAAACCAGACAATCTGTGAAATGCTCAGGCCTGCTTTGCAGTTTCCCATCCGCAGTGCGACCCTCTGGACGATCACGCAATCCGGAAACTGGGAGAATAACACACTCATAGTGAACGACAAAAAATTTACCGGAATCTGCGATGGGAAACCCTATCCTGATCTGGAAATTGATAAAAGGAATGTAACGGACTGCCTGAAAGCCGGAGAAAATATCATTCTTTTCCAGGCATCAGGCGATTATGTAATATCTTCGGGGTCTTTCCTTGTTGTTGAAAAAGACCTGCTCGCAGAAGAATCGAAGTCATCCACAGAAGAAGCTTCCGAAAAATCCGAGGAAACAGGTAGCACCCCAGAAACATCCGGAACTGAATCTAAAAAAGCCCCAGGGTTTGGGTTCGTTTTTGCTCCTGCTCTTTTAACAGGAAGAAAATTGGTATCGGGACTAAGGGATAAGAAAGCTGGAAAATAATGTTAAAAAATAATGTTGTGATTCCGGGTAAATTGAAGACTCGATTCTAAAAAAACTGGATGACAGTTTCAGGTTTTTTTCAGAATAGAATTTCCCGTTAAACCGGGACTGTGCCCCCAAATCCCACATAGCTGAGATAGAGGCCTCCTGCCGTAAATAGTGCCGTATATGCAAGAAAAATATAATCATTTCTTTTTAGCCTCAGTTCTTTTACATAGGTTCTCTGCCTATTTGCCCTGAAACCTCGCGTATCGGCAGCTACTGCGAGCTTTCTTCCCGCCCTGAGTATATTAACTACCAGAGGAACAAGGATATATTTCATGGCTTTTGCTTTTCTGAAAATTCCTCCTTTCAATTCAAGCCCTCTTGCCTGCATTGCATTGAGGATTATGCCGCTTTCTTCGAGCATTGAAGGGGCAAAACTGACTGCAGAAGAGAGCATAAATGCAATTTCATACGGAAGCCCTATACTATAATTTTTTTCTCCTACTCTTATTTCGAAAAAGCGGACAAATGCGGAAATCAGTTCTGAAGGATGAGTGGTGGCAAGCAGCAGCATTGCGGCACTAAGTCCGGTCATAAAACGGAAAGACTGATACATCCCGTAGAGAGCCCCATCGGCATAAAAGTAGACTCCTTCTGTAAGAAGCCCCAGTACCGGGAAGGATGGAGAAATTATGGTAAACAGCGGCTCTTTTGCCCAGTAATAAAAAAGAGCCTGAGAAAAGGTAAAACTCAGCATAATGCTCCCAGAAACCAGGAGGATGGCCTTTATCCTGCTGATAGGCGGTTTCAGAATGAACCAGAAAGGCAAAGTTGAGATAAAAAGCAACACCAGCAAGTAAGGAGTACCTAGAACAACACTCAGCACCGAGACCCCGAAGAGCCAGAGCAGTTTTACTCTCGGGTCCAGCCTATGGAGCAGACTGTCTTTTTGTTCATAGCGAAAGAGGCTCTTCAAGGCATAATCCTCCGTAAAATTCTATCATACAAAAATTAATAATAGTCAAACTATTTCTTACTTTTCATAAGAGTTTTAAACTATAGTGTGTATGAAATAACGCGATAGTATGGATCAACCAGAGGACACAGATGCACTTGTCAGGTTTGAAAACATTACATATAGCTATCCCTATTCAGATTCCAGAGTACTTTCGGATGTAAACCTTAAACTTGAAAAAGGAGAGTTTGTACTCCTTGCAGGTCCAAGCGGCTGTGGAAAAAGTACTCTTGTCCGCTGTTTTAACAGGCTGGTGCCCGAGATTTCTGGAGGAAAACTTTCCGGGCGTGTCATTATTCGGGGAAAAGACCTCAGGGAGGAAAAAGTCCACAAACTGGCCCTTGAGGTGGGAATGGTATTCCAGAACCCTGAAACTCAGCTTTTTTCCCTTAAAGTAGAAGATGACC
This window of the Methanosarcina mazei S-6 genome carries:
- a CDS encoding CARDB domain-containing protein — protein: MEISPAKIIVLFIIPIFLLASVDLALASYSYEGMPFAPDAQGTFRGEFYMDGGHGLGFSPYSQNFDVPEGSVLWARLYIGVWGGTDSDEGWVQPEFNGQRLEKLHLEGINDENENVFCAGHGVYWVAYDAGNLIKNGENTVEILTSTGEPGKKMDGRIYGTVLAAACENPKAPMVSYQLLTGNINLHGEGWSENIKEVNDRAEVNFSAGQALNNIDSANLSVVYLTGSKGLPDYIEFNGEIPGVPPQYLVEKCGENVRDIANEVSFDSSGDKGAASSYFDMEHIDVLNYLKADNSAVFVRGFDINGDGKIDDQEGEDYLHPVLAALVLTSKNTESVFPDLYPEIRVSEEELIDGKPVEISLTINNPGGICEENCTAVFLVDGNEISRVPIQMGAAGIHRSGILWSGIKGEHRLELFLDPENSIKESSDKNNNCELNILVRSAPDLSVSLGEPVKIENKEISSASTILLGFIALFSIRRKKPIFLILLVVLIIATFSGCVEETQKTAKTDYSISVKITNNGEASARDFDVNLYLDGESVTVLNIPELEGQTSIVENIRIDTQKGEHALNVNVDENNRITESDENNNEFEISCTFN
- a CDS encoding energy-coupling factor transporter transmembrane component T family protein, whose product is MKSLFRYEQKDSLLHRLDPRVKLLWLFGVSVLSVVLGTPYLLVLLFISTLPFWFILKPPISRIKAILLVSGSIMLSFTFSQALFYYWAKEPLFTIISPSFPVLGLLTEGVYFYADGALYGMYQSFRFMTGLSAAMLLLATTHPSELISAFVRFFEIRVGEKNYSIGLPYEIAFMLSSAVSFAPSMLEESGIILNAMQARGLELKGGIFRKAKAMKYILVPLVVNILRAGRKLAVAADTRGFRANRQRTYVKELRLKRNDYIFLAYTALFTAGGLYLSYVGFGGTVPV
- a CDS encoding DUF3344 domain-containing protein is translated as MNLKSAVLLINLLLLIMPASASYAGDKNLQTVIHDEHCGTLDFSLGDSRYSGELESGESYTVNFSVNPPEGSSIKVARAYIYWTWSKQGLDGIYPEFKSSLVHSGSSVLLLEEKRYTDTKGFVSRYDFFSGTDVYDLSEDISEAGNYSISLVNAGGDEKTFCVQGAGLLLVYENPDLPQTEYWINEGCDVLYAEYGIDPDMATTTTFFEGDICPENIENARLITVSPSGGYSSGTEARNRLFFNEKTGSIPVIGDIIKLLFAGGKSWKNVYQTNETVQIALDERSVGNYLDSNGNFASIQDNGDYLMATNAILLLEFKEPENPGKRYG
- a CDS encoding DUF3344 domain-containing protein, with translation MKRGWELDEKNKTKNEYKFRRTKLSKKKNMLYKLTGLCCLLSGLFCLLIAPSLAQVPENNGYAGDKPLKTYIHDTVKGDLYYTAGSSYYSGKAYPGDTYKVNHNFDLPEGATIKLARLYNYWTWSSEGMEGRNPEMKLSFDGQELEPDREYSDRKGWGSYDYPSGTWAYDVSSCITGSGTFTTEIENTGPDASCVCIEGVGLLIVYEDPDGRNIEYWINEGADELNSQMDENGSPLYYTAPNQTICEMLRPALQFPIRSATLWTITQSGNWENNTLIVNDKKFTGICDGKPYPDLEIDKRNVTDCLKAGENIILFQASGDYVISSGSFLVVEKDLLAEESKSSTEEASEKSEETGSTPETSGTESKKAPGFGFVFAPALLTGRKLVSGLRDKKAGK
- a CDS encoding ABC transporter ATP-binding protein, with the protein product MNIVETRDLSKCYVFDSGLRVEALKDINVKIEEGEFVSFMGPSGSGKSTLLNIVGCLDQPSSGRVFIEGNEVDYRNSPAIVRLHRQTIGFVFQAFNLIPAMDALENVCYPMHFNGVGRSRQKQRASELLNLVGLEDRMCHLPSELSGGEQQRVAIARALANSPRIILADEPTGNLDSGTGRKITDLMKNINREQNISFIVTTHDPEMARAADKVLKLNDGTIII